Genomic segment of Pongo pygmaeus isolate AG05252 chromosome 1, NHGRI_mPonPyg2-v2.0_pri, whole genome shotgun sequence:
TCCACAGGTCTGAGGGCCTGATGTGTATGAAACCATTCTGCAGAGCTGGGAACGGGTCAGGaggtggtgtgtgcgtgtgtgtgcattgCTGGAGGGCACTCCTTGTGTGCTCTGAGTGTGACAGAGGAAGTCACCCTGGACTTAGGTTGGATGGGAGAGCGTGTCTGTGTGTCTCAGAGCCACCAAGGAGGAGCAGGGGAGCGACGGCCGGGGCAGAAGTTGAGACCACCCAGCAGAGGAGCTAGGCCAGTCCATCTGCATTTGTCAACCAAGAACTCTTACCATGAAGACCCTCCTACTGTTGGCAGTGATCATGATCTTTGGTAAGAGCTGACCCTGACCTCTGAGCATGGGGGGACAGCCCCAGAAGGGAAGCACTCTTGTCCCTTAGTTTTCTCTCCCATTGCAGCAATCCTctctcagggggaaaaaagaagccatttgggaggaaggagagtagcagagaggggcagagagggagggcaCAGAACCCCATGCCCCATCACCAGACAACTCCCAAATTTCCTTCCAGGCCTACTGCAGGCCCATGGGGATTTGGTGAATTTCCGGAAAATGATCAAGTTGACGACAGGAAAGGAAGCCTCACTCAGTTATGCCTTCTACGGCTGCCACTGTGGCGTGGGTGGCAAAGGATCCCCCAAGGATGCAACGGATCGGTGAGGCCACCCATCCCTCCCTACCCTCCTAGACTCTGgcccaggcagggctgggagctGCAAAGACAGTGCCAGTTCCTGATGTGCACAGAGGTCTCAGGATGGCCTGGCTGGAAAAGCAGCCAGCATGTTGGAACTTCTGCTCTAGACTGTTGCAAAGTCACTGGGTCTCTGCCCAGGGTCCAAGGGGGTGAGACCTCCAGGCCTCCTGGAGCTGTGGGACAACAGCCCCAGTAGGGTGTCTCCTTGCAGCTGCTGTGTCACTCATGACTGTTGCTACAAACGTCTGGAGAAACGTGGGTGTGGCACCAAATTTCTGAGCTACAAGTTTAGCAACAAGGGGAGCAGAATCACCTGTGGTAAGAGTCCTACCTCACCATCGAGTGGCCCTCATTTGTTTAGACAGTGCTGGGGACTGTGCTGGGCACCAAAGATAGACACAGAGGGACACAGTTCCTGCTTCAGGAAGCTCACAGTTGAGTGGGAAGCCAGGAAAGTGAAAATCCAATGTGGTAAAGACTCCAGTGGGAAGTAAACAAACAGATAAGGCTTTAACACAACCTGAGGCTTGAGGAAGGCTCCTGGAAGGGGTGACCTCTAAGCTGAGTCTGAAAGGCTGTGCAGAGAgtcaggggagaggagggagcatTCCCAGAAGAGGACACAGCATGGTCAAAGGCACCAAAGGGCACTGTAAGCCATTCTGTACTGCCCAGCAGAAACATGAGGAAGAGAAGCAGTGCTGAGCCATGATGCTGGAGACATAGGAAGGAGCTAGGTCAATCCGGCCCTCCAGGCCAGGCTGTATTTAGGTTTTGCCCTAAAGCAATAGGATGCTATTAAGCAAAGGAGCTACAGGggcagatttgcattttagatgaCTCACTGTGGGGACACGGTCAATGGAGACAAGTGGAAGTGAGGCAGAGAAAGCTATTGCCATCATGCAGGCAACAGGGAGTAACATTTTGACATAAAACAATGGAGGTCAGGATGGGAAAGGTGGAGAAAAAATCAAGATGCATTTGAGATGGAATCAGCTGAACTGGTGACTGAGTTGGGAGCGATGGGGAGACGGAGTGGTTGGATGGATATGTGGCTGCATGGGTGGCACAACTGTGATAAAGACCATGGGAGCAGGTCAtggtggagggtggggaggagcaGTTCTATTTCCAGCATGTTGAGTTTAGGGGCCTCCAGCACCCAGGGAGGGGTCCAGCAGGCAGCTGTCTATACAGCTCAGGGGAGAAGTCAGGACTGGGACACAGattcagaagccagcagcagaaaGCTGAGAGGTGGGTGTGATCGCTCATTTGCTGTTTAAAGGCCCAGAAAGGAGACAGAGGAGGGAtggacagagagggagaaggggaactGAGCGAGAACGTCAAGGATTCGGTAAGGAAATGGTTAGCAAGGGCCAAGTGAACAGAGGAGTCTTCCATGAAAAGGGCCAACAAGGCTCCCCTGGATGTTGAGGCAGAAACGCATGAGGGACTCAGGGGAAGCTGTTTCCATGGAGTGGGGAGGGCAAAGCCAGATTAGAGCAGGTGGGGGCTGATGGGAAGGGAAGTAGAGACAGGAGGCAAAGACAACATTCTGGAGAAAGTTTGGCCCTGAAGGGGAGGAGAGGTGGGTGGCACTGGAAGGCTTTGCTTGGTGTCCCCAGACAACTGACTCATGAGTGGG
This window contains:
- the PLA2G2A gene encoding phospholipase A2, membrane associated, which translates into the protein MKTLLLLAVIMIFGLLQAHGDLVNFRKMIKLTTGKEASLSYAFYGCHCGVGGKGSPKDATDRCCVTHDCCYKRLEKRGCGTKFLSYKFSNKGSRITCAKQDSCRSQLCECDKAAANCFARNKTTYNKKYQYYSNKHCRGSTPRC